From Solanum lycopersicum chromosome 8, SLM_r2.1, the proteins below share one genomic window:
- the LOC104648954 gene encoding uncharacterized protein, translating to MTEICTTYFNGRICLMLSRSSSDSVDRCQLVNKMQHCMEILYLEDYFRRDSAEGSVPIPYLSAAIWCQSTLSISFRLGLGHWMMLPHHCEKVVRGPKVEEYCRHEATQERDA from the exons ATGACAGAAATTTGCACGACTTACTTCAATGGTAGAATTTGTCTAATGCTGAGCCGGAG TTCTTCAGACTCCGTTGATAGATGTCAGCTGGTTAACAAAATGCAACATTGCATGGAGATTCTGTACTTGGAAGATTATTTCAGACGAGATTCTGCTGAAGGTTCTGTGCCTATACCATACCTCTCCGCTGCAATCTGGTGTCAATCCACGCTCTCAATATCATTCCGGCTAGGTCTG GGTCATTGGATGATGCTCCCCCATCATTGTGAAAAAGTTGTGAGAGGACCCAAAGTTGAAGAATACTGTCGGCATGAAGCAACACAAGAGAGAGATGCTTGA
- the LOC101245086 gene encoding uncharacterized protein, producing MASAPNTTTALATVEPTGGVGVGVGGGSADELNAKAVHKRYEGLVMVRTKAVKGKGAWYWAHLEPILVQNSDTGLPKAVKLRCSLCDAVFSASNPSRTASEHLKRGTCPNFNSVAKPISSVPPSPSTTVALSPVSPTPSHQQQQNHRKRSSSGGGGGVRGGSSSCGGNGGGGVGGSVTTSYQVPPLAIVDPSRFAVELAYSPGVSMATSIVTAAGTGGSTPGSGGGGAVYGQQHLMLSGGKEDLGALAMLEDSVKKLKSPKASPGPTLSKSQIDSALDYLADWVYECCGSVSFSSLEHPKFKAFLNQVGLPPLSRRDFAGSRLDGKYEEAKVESEAKIRDAMFFQIASDGWKSKNYGHVGEENLVNLSVNLPNGTSVFRRAVFTSGYVHSKYAEEIFMETISEICGNNLHQCVGIVADKFKAKALRNLEDQHRWMVNVSCQYEAFNSLVKDFGKELPLFKNVTENCLKLANFVNNKSQVRNSFHKYQLQEYGHAGLLRVPLRGYERSDFGPVYTLVEDTLSSARALQLVLLDESYKILCMEEQIARDLEEMMRSPHFWNELEAVHSLVKLIKSMAQDIQTEKPRVGQCLPLWEELRVKVKDWCSKFHVAEGPVEKVIERRFNKNYHPAWAAAFILDPLYLIRDTSGKYLPPFKCLTPEQEKDVDKLITRLVSRDEAHIALMELMKWRTEGLDPVYAQAVQLKQRDPSTGKMKIANPQSSRLVWETHLTEFKSLGKVAVRLIFLRASSCGFKCNWSVLKWVNAHSHSRVGMDKAQKLIFIAAHSKLQRRDCSSDEDKDAELFSLANSEDDVLNEVFVDTSSV from the coding sequence ATGGCGTCTGCACCAAATACAACTACTGCTTTAGCTACTGTGGAACCGACCGGCGGCGTTGGCGTTGGCGTTGGCGGCGGCTCAGCCGATGAACTTAATGCTAAGGCAGTGCATAAGAGATATGAAGGGTTGGTGATGGTACGGACTAAAGCTGTAAAAGGAAAAGGGGCTTGGTATTGGGCTCACCTTGAGCCGATTTTGGTTCAGAATTCTGATACTGGACTTCCTAAAGCCGTCAAGCTTCGTTGTTCTTTATGTGACGCTGTTTTCTCTGCTTCAAACCCTTCAAGAACTGCTTCTGAACATCTCAAAAGAGGGACTTGTCCCAATTTCAATTCTGTTGCAAAACCCATTTCGTCAGTGCCACCATCCCCATCAACTACCGTGGCCTTGTCGCCGGTGTCGCCAACTCCATCACATCAGCAGCAGCAGAATCATCGTAAACGGAGCTCTTCCggtggtgggggtggggtaCGTGGGGGTAGTTCAAGTTGTGGCGGTAATGGTGGGGGTGGGGTTGGAGGGAGTGTGACGACGTCGTATCAAGTTCCACCTTTAGCAATTGTTGATCCATCACGATTTGCAGTAGAGTTAGCCTATTCTCCTGGTGTTTCAATGGCTACTTCAATTGTCACTGCCGCCGGTACTGGTGGCAGTACGCCGGGAAGTGGTGGTGGCGGTGCTGTGTATGGGCAGCAGCATTTGATGTTGTCAGGTGGTAAAGAGGATTTAGGAGCTTTAGCTATGTTGGAAGATAGTGTGAAGAAGCTAAAAAGTCCTAAAGCATCACCTGGTCCAACATTAAGCAAATCCCAAATTGATTCTGCACTAGATTATCTTGCTGATTGGGTGTATGAATGTTGTGGGTCGGTCTCGTTTTCGAGTCTTGAGCATCCAAAGTTTAAAGCTTTCTTAAACCAAGTTGGTTTGCCACCATTGTCAAGGAGGGATTTTGCTGGTTCAAGGCTAGATGGTAAGTACGAGGAAGCAAAGGTTGAATCTGAGGCGAAAATTAGAGATGCTATGTTCTTTCAGATTGCATCCGATGGTTGGAAGTCAAAGAATTATGGGCATGTTGGTGAAGAAAATTTGGTTAATTTGTCTGTGAATCTTCCCAATGGGACCAGTGTGTTCAGAAGAGCAGTGTTCACTAGTGGATACGTGCATTCGAAATACGCAGAGGAGATTTTTATGGAGACCATTTCTGAAATATGTGGGAACAATTTGCACCAATGTGTAGGTATAGTTGCAGACAAGTTTAAGGCCAAGGCTTTGAGGAACTTAGAGGATCAGCATCGTTGGATGGTTAACGTTTCTTGTCAGTATGAAGCCTTTAATAGTTTGGTTAAGGATTTTGGTAAGGAGCTTCCTTTGTTCAAGAATGTAACTGAGAATTGTTTAAAACTTGCGAATTTCGTTAATAATAAGTCTCAAGTTCGAAATAGTTTTCACAAATATCAGTTGCAGGAGTATGGGCATGCTGGTTTACTGAGAGTACCGTTGCGTGGTTATGAAAGATCAGATTTTGGACCCGTGTACACGTTAGTGGAGGATACTCTTAGCTCAGCACGAGCACTCCAATTAGTATTGTTGGATGAATCTTATAAGATATTGTGTATGGAAGAGCAAATTGCTAGGGATCTCGAAGAGATGATGAGGAGCCCACATTTTTGGAATGAACTGGAAGCAGTACATTCACTGGTAAAACTGATTAAGTCAATGGCACAAGATATCCAAACAGAGAAGCCGCGTGTAGGGCAGTGTCTTCCTCTTTGGGAGGAGCTTAGAGTGAAAGTGAAGGATTGGTGCTCGAAGTTTCACGTTGCAGAAGGACCTGTAGAGAAAGTAATTGAAAGGAGATTCAACAAGAATTATCATCCTGCCTGGGCTGCCGCATTTATACTTGATCCTCTCTATCTTATTAGAGATACTAGTGGCAAGTACTTGCCTCCGTTTAAATGTTTGACACCGGAGCAAGAGAAAGACGTGGACAAGCTCATTACCCGGCTTGTGTCTAGGGATGAAGCTCACATTGCATTAATGGAGCTTATGAAATGGAGAACTGAAGGACTTGATCCTGTGTATGCTCAGGCTGTACAATTGAAGCAAAGGGATCCCAGCACCGGAAAGATGAAGATTGCAAATCCACAAAGTAGTAGACTTGTGTGGGAAACTCACCTCACTGAATTTAAGTCACTCGGTAAAGTGGCAGTTAGGCTAATCTTCCTTCGTGCAAGTTCATGCGGTTTTAAGTGCAACTGGTCTGTCTTGAAATGGGTGAATGCCCATTCTCATTCAAGAGTGGGAATGGACAAGGCTCAGAAATTGATATTTATCGCCGCTCACTCAAAGCTTCAGAGGAGGGATTGTTCTAGTGATGAAGATAAAGACGCTGAGCTCTTTTCCCTGGCAAACAGTGAGGATGATGTGCTAAATGAGGTTTTTGTTGATACATCCTCTGTGTAG